From one Luteolibacter sp. SL250 genomic stretch:
- a CDS encoding PEP-CTERM sorting domain-containing protein (PEP-CTERM proteins occur, often in large numbers, in the proteomes of bacteria that also encode an exosortase, a predicted intramembrane cysteine proteinase. The presence of a PEP-CTERM domain at a protein's C-terminus predicts cleavage within the sorting domain, followed by covalent anchoring to some some component of the (usually Gram-negative) cell surface. Many PEP-CTERM proteins exhibit an unusual sequence composition that includes large numbers of potential glycosylation sites. Expression of one such protein has been shown restore the ability of a bacterium to form floc, a type of biofilm.) → MPLPSRVSRRRFSRLQAQVQRPPTSISISDATNTAYIQGSYTPGIADIFTGERYHTFSVTLTSGYNLGSLTFQYGGTNLTSSASTTAFAAQIQIGTAAFADLPVTSGATIPGNTSSYTPTGTYNADLSAYQNVTGTVTVRIFAGDNSNDNGASARIKDVALNATAVPEPATAASLAAGLAVFALRRRRRA, encoded by the coding sequence TTGCCGCTGCCCAGCCGGGTGTCGAGGCGTCGCTTTTCACGCCTGCAGGCACAAGTTCAAAGACCCCCCACCTCGATCTCCATTTCGGATGCGACGAACACCGCCTACATCCAGGGCAGCTATACCCCGGGCATCGCTGACATCTTCACGGGGGAGCGCTACCACACCTTCAGTGTCACGCTCACCAGCGGCTACAACCTCGGATCGCTGACTTTCCAGTACGGCGGCACCAACCTGACCTCCTCGGCCTCCACCACGGCCTTCGCTGCCCAGATCCAGATAGGCACCGCAGCGTTCGCGGATCTGCCGGTTACCAGTGGAGCGACCATCCCGGGCAACACCTCCAGCTACACCCCTACCGGCACCTACAACGCCGATCTCTCCGCCTATCAGAATGTAACCGGCACGGTCACTGTCCGCATCTTTGCCGGAGACAATTCCAACGACAACGGCGCCAGTGCCCGCATCAAGGATGTGGCCCTGAATGCCACCGCTGTCCCGGAACCGGCGACCGCCGCATCCCTCGCCGCGGGACTCGCCGTTTTCGCGCTCCGCCGCCGCAGGCGGGCATGA
- a CDS encoding cation:proton antiporter: MRRATIFYLLVLIIVGGGILAVLKMGGDLPLPVHAGVSGSAVHSVPAAPETGAVDSMFSTLRANFSHPLSHLFIQLLVIISASRLVGALFTRFGQPSVIGEMAAGILLGPSLFGWVSPESFVFVFPPDSLGALKLLSQIGVCLFMFAVGMELDMKHVRNKAHTAVVVSHASIAIPYLLGVILAYFLFTSLAQPGTNFLSFALFMGISMSITAFPVLARILQERKMTNTYLGHTAVTCAAVDDVTAWSALAFVVAIAGSTSLTGSALNLGLVVIFMVIMVWAVRPLLPKIIGSAEIERPDPSRRTLAIVVCLVLASALCTEAMGIHALFGAFLAGAIVPDKHGFREKLSLRIENFSTVLLLPLFFAFTGLRTQVGLLNDFSSWMICLAIIGVATLGKLGGTALAARFTGMNLRDSLQLGALMNTRGLMELIALNIGYDLGILSPRIFAMLVIMALVTTAMTGPLLTWFGRIKVREVQPAGAGKVHPV, encoded by the coding sequence ATGAGACGGGCCACCATTTTCTATCTCCTTGTTCTCATCATCGTCGGTGGCGGCATCCTCGCCGTGCTGAAAATGGGGGGCGACCTGCCGTTGCCTGTTCATGCGGGAGTTTCCGGCAGTGCGGTCCATTCGGTACCAGCCGCTCCTGAAACTGGCGCTGTGGATAGCATGTTTTCCACCCTGCGGGCGAACTTCTCCCACCCGCTGAGCCACCTGTTCATCCAGCTCCTGGTCATCATCTCCGCCTCACGGTTGGTCGGCGCGCTGTTCACCAGGTTCGGCCAGCCGTCGGTTATCGGGGAAATGGCGGCGGGCATCCTGCTGGGGCCGTCACTCTTCGGCTGGGTGTCACCGGAGTCATTCGTGTTCGTTTTCCCACCGGACTCGCTGGGGGCGCTGAAACTCCTGAGCCAGATCGGCGTCTGCCTGTTCATGTTCGCCGTGGGCATGGAACTGGACATGAAGCACGTGCGGAACAAGGCGCATACCGCCGTGGTCGTCAGCCACGCCAGCATCGCCATTCCGTATCTGCTGGGGGTGATCCTGGCTTATTTCCTCTTCACCAGCCTGGCCCAGCCGGGGACGAACTTCCTTTCCTTCGCACTCTTCATGGGCATTTCCATGAGCATCACCGCATTTCCGGTGCTGGCCCGCATCCTGCAGGAGCGGAAGATGACGAACACCTATCTGGGGCACACCGCCGTGACCTGCGCCGCAGTGGATGACGTGACCGCGTGGAGCGCGCTCGCTTTCGTCGTCGCCATCGCCGGATCCACCAGTCTCACCGGCTCCGCGCTCAACCTGGGTCTGGTCGTCATCTTCATGGTCATCATGGTGTGGGCAGTCCGCCCGCTGCTGCCGAAGATCATCGGCTCCGCCGAAATCGAGCGGCCGGATCCGTCCCGCCGCACGCTCGCCATCGTCGTCTGCCTGGTACTTGCCAGCGCCCTCTGCACCGAGGCGATGGGCATCCATGCCTTGTTCGGCGCTTTCCTCGCCGGTGCCATCGTCCCGGACAAGCACGGCTTCCGCGAGAAACTCAGCCTGCGGATCGAGAACTTCAGCACCGTGCTGCTGCTGCCGCTGTTCTTCGCCTTCACCGGCCTGCGCACACAGGTGGGCTTGCTCAATGATTTTAGCAGTTGGATGATCTGCCTGGCCATCATCGGCGTGGCCACCCTCGGGAAACTCGGCGGCACCGCCTTGGCCGCGCGCTTCACTGGCATGAACCTGAGGGACTCGCTCCAGCTCGGCGCACTCATGAACACCCGCGGCCTGATGGAACTCATCGCGCTCAATATCGGCTACGATCTGGGCATCCTCTCGCCGCGCATCTTCGCCATGCTCGTCATCATGGCTCTGGTCACCACCGCCATGACAGGACCGCTCCTCACCTGGTTCGGCAGGATCAAGGTGAGGGAAGTGCAGCCCGCCGGTGCCGGAAAGGTGCATCCCGTCTGA
- the budA gene encoding acetolactate decarboxylase: MKLPLCTTLAAFSIIAAVHFTGSLKAGDTLVQVSTIDALVQGIFDGGVSFGELGKAGDFGIGTLDDLDGEMLALDGKFYQIASDGKVREIPATVETPFAAMTFFKSDKTLALGATESLEALQKRLDAEIPSENLFYAVKVTGSFPMIKVRSVPKQSPPYPTLTEAAKKQSLFTLENVRGTLVGFRCPSWVKGINVPGYHFHFLSDDRQHGGHVLDCTFTEGEAGIDTLENFRMLLPQDAAFLKADLTKHDEKALEAVEKLRK, encoded by the coding sequence ATGAAACTGCCACTTTGCACCACGCTCGCCGCATTCTCCATCATCGCGGCGGTCCATTTCACCGGCTCACTGAAAGCCGGGGACACGCTGGTGCAGGTATCCACCATCGACGCGCTGGTGCAGGGCATCTTCGACGGCGGGGTGAGCTTCGGCGAACTGGGCAAGGCCGGTGACTTCGGGATAGGGACGCTGGATGATCTGGACGGGGAGATGCTGGCGTTGGATGGGAAGTTCTACCAGATCGCCTCGGACGGAAAGGTGCGGGAGATACCGGCCACGGTGGAGACCCCGTTTGCCGCGATGACCTTCTTCAAAAGCGACAAGACGCTGGCGCTGGGAGCCACGGAATCCCTGGAGGCGCTGCAGAAGCGGCTGGACGCAGAGATCCCCTCAGAGAACCTGTTCTACGCGGTAAAGGTGACGGGCAGCTTTCCGATGATAAAGGTGCGCAGCGTGCCGAAGCAAAGCCCTCCCTATCCCACCCTGACGGAGGCTGCGAAAAAACAATCGCTCTTCACCCTGGAGAACGTGCGTGGGACGCTGGTGGGCTTCCGTTGTCCGTCGTGGGTGAAGGGCATCAACGTGCCGGGCTACCATTTCCATTTCCTCAGCGATGACCGTCAGCACGGCGGCCATGTGCTCGACTGCACGTTCACGGAGGGAGAGGCCGGGATCGATACTCTGGAGAACTTCCGGATGCTGCTGCCGCAGGACGCAGCGTTCCTGAAGGCGGATCTCACCAAGCATGACGAGAAGGCGCTGGAGGCGGTCGAAAAGCTGAGGAAGTAG
- a CDS encoding NAD(P)/FAD-dependent oxidoreductase, protein MMMNEPPATPASQEPIQGEYDVVVLGGALSGGATATLLMRRNPGIRVLVIERTERLTRRVGEATVEVSAYFMGRVLGLTKYLNEHHIVKQGLRFWFKNDDVKQLDEASELGALYQVRLPSYQLDRSTFDEEVLRRAAEAGAQVIRPAVIRNVELNDGGQQTVEFKYQGETRTVKARWVVDATGVAALLARKNGWWVRNTEHPTAAAWSRWKGLKDWDGLELSAKYPAWSKSVHSVRGTATNHIIGDGWWSWWIPLKGGDTSVGVVFDQRIVPWEEGGSVADRLKAFLMKHPVAAEILKDAEYDEEDVHWRRNLAYYSTTFSGDGFVLVGDAAAFMDPFYSPGMDWISFSTSSAANLITQQRNGGCMKTLVPKHNRDFSVCHRRWFDSVYKDKYHYMAEWDLMSLAFRLDLSLYYWGVVQPPFAEGASALYSPPYSPPSGKVFSALMSCYNRRFATIAKRRRRLGLLGRTNKGNRCLIPGFTLERKDMFRLFGLLKDWAVLELKEGWKSWGRKPTEKDDDPLSFFPPKGSAPSTDATVPSNASTVADPS, encoded by the coding sequence ATGATGATGAACGAGCCTCCCGCCACGCCCGCCTCGCAGGAACCGATCCAGGGGGAATACGATGTCGTCGTCCTCGGCGGCGCGCTGTCCGGTGGTGCCACCGCCACCCTCCTCATGCGGCGGAATCCTGGCATCCGGGTGCTGGTCATCGAGCGCACGGAACGTCTGACCCGGCGGGTGGGGGAGGCCACGGTGGAGGTCAGCGCCTACTTCATGGGCCGTGTCCTGGGACTGACGAAATATCTGAACGAGCACCACATCGTGAAACAGGGGCTGCGCTTCTGGTTCAAGAACGACGATGTGAAGCAGCTCGATGAAGCCAGCGAGCTGGGTGCGCTCTACCAGGTGAGGCTTCCTTCCTACCAGCTCGACCGCTCCACATTTGACGAAGAGGTTCTGCGCCGCGCAGCGGAGGCGGGGGCGCAGGTCATCCGTCCGGCGGTGATCCGGAATGTGGAGTTGAACGACGGCGGCCAGCAGACTGTGGAGTTCAAATACCAGGGGGAAACCCGCACGGTGAAGGCCCGCTGGGTGGTGGATGCCACCGGCGTGGCGGCCCTGCTGGCCCGGAAGAACGGCTGGTGGGTGCGCAATACGGAGCACCCCACCGCCGCCGCATGGTCCCGCTGGAAGGGGCTGAAAGACTGGGACGGCCTGGAGCTTTCCGCAAAATATCCCGCATGGTCGAAATCCGTCCATAGCGTCCGGGGCACCGCCACCAACCACATCATCGGCGATGGCTGGTGGAGCTGGTGGATTCCCCTCAAGGGTGGTGATACCAGCGTGGGTGTCGTCTTCGACCAGCGCATCGTCCCGTGGGAGGAGGGGGGCAGTGTCGCCGACAGGCTGAAGGCTTTCCTGATGAAGCATCCTGTGGCCGCTGAGATCCTGAAGGACGCGGAATACGATGAGGAGGACGTCCACTGGCGGCGGAATCTGGCCTACTACAGCACCACCTTTTCCGGAGATGGCTTCGTCCTCGTCGGCGATGCCGCGGCATTCATGGATCCTTTCTACAGTCCGGGCATGGACTGGATTTCCTTCTCCACCAGCAGCGCGGCGAACCTCATCACCCAGCAGCGCAACGGCGGTTGCATGAAGACCCTGGTGCCCAAGCACAACCGGGACTTCTCCGTCTGCCACCGCCGTTGGTTCGACAGCGTCTACAAGGACAAATACCACTACATGGCGGAGTGGGACCTCATGAGCTTGGCCTTCCGCCTGGACCTCAGCCTCTACTACTGGGGAGTGGTCCAGCCGCCCTTCGCGGAGGGTGCGTCGGCGCTCTACAGCCCGCCCTACTCGCCGCCGAGCGGGAAGGTCTTTTCCGCGCTGATGAGCTGCTACAATCGCCGCTTCGCCACCATCGCCAAGCGCCGCCGCCGCCTCGGCCTGCTGGGTCGGACGAACAAGGGCAACCGCTGCCTCATCCCGGGCTTCACGCTGGAGCGGAAGGACATGTTCCGCCTCTTCGGCCTGCTGAAAGATTGGGCTGTGCTGGAACTCAAGGAAGGCTGGAAAAGCTGGGGCCGCAAGCCAACTGAGAAGGATGACGATCCGCTTTCGTTTTTCCCACCGAAAGGATCCGCTCCTTCCACGGACGCGACCGTCCCTTCGAATGCATCCACTGTTGCGGATCCTTCATGA
- a CDS encoding sigma-70 family RNA polymerase sigma factor, with the protein MASFSAASETSPAASAWREWLAENGPKLLLFARQQTRSLEDAQDVFQDALVKLVDKLRSGEFVGGQESWMPYLYTAIRRLAIDLSRKDDRRKRREDNVGADIEEESKEAFHPWFEGGGSDDETRTQLEDGLKELPPKFAEVITMKIWGERTFAEIGEALGISQNTAASRYRYGLEALKKHLGGARRRGDLSI; encoded by the coding sequence ATGGCCAGTTTCTCCGCCGCCTCAGAAACCTCTCCAGCCGCCTCCGCGTGGCGGGAGTGGCTGGCTGAGAACGGCCCCAAGCTCCTGCTTTTCGCCCGCCAGCAGACCCGTTCGCTGGAGGATGCGCAGGATGTCTTTCAGGACGCGCTGGTGAAGCTGGTGGACAAGCTGCGCTCCGGTGAATTCGTCGGCGGCCAGGAATCCTGGATGCCCTATCTCTACACCGCCATCCGCCGTCTGGCCATCGATCTCAGCCGCAAGGATGACCGCCGCAAGCGCAGGGAGGACAATGTGGGCGCGGACATCGAGGAGGAATCGAAGGAAGCATTCCATCCATGGTTCGAGGGTGGGGGCTCGGACGATGAAACCCGCACCCAGCTCGAGGACGGGCTTAAGGAACTCCCCCCGAAGTTCGCCGAAGTCATCACCATGAAAATATGGGGTGAACGCACCTTCGCTGAAATCGGTGAAGCTCTCGGCATTTCCCAAAACACGGCGGCCTCCCGGTATCGCTATGGTCTTGAAGCATTGAAGAAACATCTCGGCGGCGCCCGCAGGCGCGGTGACCTTTCCATCTGA
- the lipA gene encoding lipoyl synthase, producing MSACGPKMKMDPALHRDKKPSWIKVRLPNNPAFWSTKSLITDLKLVTVCEEAQCPNRWECWGQGTATFMIAGDKCTRACGFCAVKTARPDALESDEPARVAEATRRMNLRHVVITAVARDDLKDGGAEHFQQTIEAIRTTNPGIIIEVLVPDFNDRDWALSMVMDARPHIFNHNLETVERLTPLVRSRAKYARSLTVLKKAKAMVNGNVATKSGIMLGLGERRDEVLRALDDLLEHDVTVLTLGQYLRPTPKHLPVVEYITPDAFDELKEIALAKGFRHVASGPLVRSSYHAADFRPELDVLEAIEMDVRASKGLELGPEHLPLPAPREGLVKAIA from the coding sequence ATGTCTGCCTGCGGCCCGAAAATGAAGATGGACCCGGCCCTCCACCGGGACAAGAAACCATCCTGGATCAAGGTCCGCCTGCCGAACAACCCGGCGTTCTGGTCCACCAAATCCCTGATCACCGATCTGAAATTGGTGACCGTCTGCGAGGAGGCCCAGTGCCCGAACCGCTGGGAGTGCTGGGGACAGGGAACGGCGACCTTCATGATCGCCGGGGACAAATGCACCCGTGCCTGCGGCTTCTGTGCGGTGAAAACCGCCCGTCCGGACGCATTGGAGAGCGATGAACCCGCCCGGGTGGCCGAGGCCACACGCCGGATGAACCTCCGCCACGTGGTCATCACCGCCGTCGCCCGGGACGATCTCAAGGACGGTGGCGCCGAACATTTCCAGCAGACCATCGAGGCGATCCGGACCACCAATCCCGGCATCATCATCGAGGTACTGGTCCCGGATTTCAACGACCGCGACTGGGCTCTCTCCATGGTCATGGACGCCCGTCCGCACATCTTCAACCACAACCTGGAGACCGTCGAGCGGCTCACCCCGCTGGTCCGCTCCCGCGCCAAATACGCCCGCAGCCTGACCGTCCTGAAAAAGGCGAAGGCCATGGTCAACGGAAACGTGGCGACCAAGAGTGGCATCATGCTGGGTCTCGGCGAACGCCGGGACGAGGTGCTCCGGGCTCTGGACGACCTCCTCGAACACGATGTCACGGTGCTCACGCTGGGCCAATACCTGCGCCCGACGCCGAAGCACCTGCCGGTGGTGGAATACATCACCCCGGATGCCTTCGACGAATTGAAGGAGATCGCCCTCGCGAAGGGTTTCCGCCACGTGGCCAGCGGTCCGCTGGTCCGCAGTTCCTACCATGCCGCGGATTTCCGTCCGGAACTGGATGTGCTGGAAGCCATCGAGATGGACGTCCGCGCCAGCAAGGGACTCGAACTCGGCCCGGAACACCTCCCCCTCCCCGCTCCCCGCGAAGGACTCGTCAAGGCCATCGCATGA
- a CDS encoding YciI family protein has protein sequence MKFLMLMIPRVYQPGTPAEERAGEDFEPPAYAIEKMGRFNEELAQAAKMIEIDGLQPIEKGARVTFDGGTPKVTEGSAIETKEVIGGYWIFEMDSYEEALGWARRVPAEPGDVIELRPVFEFPAE, from the coding sequence ATGAAATTCCTGATGTTGATGATCCCACGTGTCTACCAACCCGGAACTCCCGCGGAGGAGCGGGCCGGAGAGGATTTCGAGCCACCGGCCTATGCCATCGAAAAGATGGGCCGGTTCAACGAGGAGCTGGCACAGGCGGCGAAGATGATCGAGATCGACGGACTCCAGCCGATCGAAAAGGGCGCGCGGGTGACCTTTGACGGAGGAACGCCCAAGGTCACGGAAGGCTCGGCCATCGAAACCAAGGAAGTCATCGGCGGCTACTGGATCTTTGAGATGGATTCCTATGAGGAAGCGCTGGGCTGGGCGCGGCGGGTGCCTGCCGAGCCGGGCGATGTGATCGAGCTGCGGCCGGTCTTCGAGTTTCCCGCGGAGTGA
- a CDS encoding NAD(P)/FAD-dependent oxidoreductase produces the protein MSNFLRPRIAVVGSGPSGSILTALLADKGADVTLFNGGKRPEMIVGESGIPALVPVMRRLGIEEEVAAIAQHKPGATFAFGSESPIQLSFRSIEGILPAYSYNLPRPQFDQIIENRARRSKARWIEKEAGIILAQEGSGREVMFDDETLALVPEWEGRQPDLIVDATGRRRTVARLLKIPVKTGPRKDAAHFAHFTNWKHPGPPGQIVISRTVYGGWSWQIPLRDCMSVGVVVPGETLRAFGSTPEERLEAAIEKDPILSAAGADRQRISGVPIYSNYQLISDRSFGPGWAAVGDAFGFVDPMLSPGMWIALRSGECLADLINPDGPNDWDAMLRTYEDEMRHRLVSWQELIEKFYNGEMMAAYATGERFANSVFGPLFKVVNRHIDRHFASMCCGAYTEKPYSRKLLGFLCKNPRGFDPANYRIGA, from the coding sequence ATGAGCAACTTCCTCCGTCCCCGCATCGCTGTCGTCGGCAGCGGTCCCTCCGGTTCCATCCTCACCGCGCTGCTCGCCGACAAGGGAGCGGACGTCACCCTTTTCAACGGCGGAAAGCGTCCGGAGATGATCGTCGGGGAATCCGGCATCCCCGCGCTGGTTCCCGTCATGCGGCGGCTCGGCATCGAGGAAGAGGTTGCGGCCATCGCCCAGCACAAGCCGGGCGCCACTTTCGCCTTCGGCAGCGAGAGCCCCATCCAGCTCAGTTTCCGCTCCATCGAGGGCATCCTGCCCGCATACTCCTATAACCTGCCGCGCCCGCAGTTCGACCAGATCATCGAAAACCGCGCGCGCCGCAGCAAGGCCCGTTGGATCGAGAAGGAAGCGGGTATCATCCTCGCTCAGGAAGGCTCCGGCCGCGAGGTCATGTTCGATGACGAAACGCTGGCACTGGTCCCCGAATGGGAAGGCAGGCAGCCGGACTTGATCGTGGACGCGACGGGCCGCCGCCGCACCGTCGCCAGGTTGCTCAAGATCCCCGTGAAAACCGGCCCGCGGAAGGATGCCGCCCATTTCGCCCATTTCACCAACTGGAAGCACCCCGGGCCTCCCGGGCAGATCGTCATTTCCCGCACAGTCTATGGCGGTTGGAGCTGGCAGATCCCCCTGCGCGACTGCATGTCGGTGGGTGTGGTCGTCCCCGGAGAAACGCTCCGGGCTTTCGGCTCCACACCGGAGGAACGCCTGGAGGCGGCCATTGAGAAGGATCCCATCCTCTCCGCCGCAGGAGCGGATCGCCAGCGTATCTCCGGCGTGCCCATCTACTCGAACTACCAACTCATCAGCGACCGGTCCTTCGGCCCCGGCTGGGCGGCGGTGGGGGATGCCTTCGGCTTCGTTGATCCCATGCTGTCCCCCGGGATGTGGATCGCCCTGCGGAGCGGCGAGTGCCTGGCTGATTTGATTAACCCGGACGGCCCGAACGACTGGGATGCGATGCTCCGGACCTATGAGGACGAAATGAGGCACCGGCTGGTTTCCTGGCAGGAACTCATCGAGAAGTTCTACAACGGGGAAATGATGGCCGCCTACGCCACCGGCGAGCGCTTTGCCAACAGTGTGTTCGGCCCGCTGTTCAAGGTGGTCAACCGTCACATCGACCGCCACTTCGCCTCCATGTGCTGCGGGGCCTACACGGAAAAACCCTACAGCCGGAAGCTGCTGGGCTTCCTCTGCAAGAACCCGCGGGGATTCGATCCGGCGAACTACCGGATCGGCGCCTAG
- a CDS encoding ABC transporter ATP-binding protein: MPDSTIIQARGVAKRFGNFEAIATMDLEVGKGQCVGLLGPNGAGKSTFIGCLYGVVARSGGELSVFGMDPATQARDIKRRIGVVPQENALDDGLTVLENMRIYASFGGLSRKQADPRIHELLSYMALESKRDATIKTLSGGMKRRLTFVRALLADPELLILDEPTTGLDPSVRHLLWEKVIELREQGKTILVTTHYMHEAEVLCDHIIILDKGRVVGTGAPRELIERETPGFVGIFPAGTEELLKLHLQPSWELFHQGRQSCIRAPRFDDLLDLQRLSGQTALQLRPANLEDVYLKLTGSELSDDE, from the coding sequence ATGCCAGACAGCACCATCATCCAGGCCCGCGGGGTGGCCAAACGCTTCGGTAATTTCGAGGCCATCGCCACCATGGATCTGGAGGTGGGGAAGGGGCAGTGCGTCGGCCTGCTGGGGCCGAACGGCGCGGGGAAATCCACTTTCATCGGCTGCCTGTATGGCGTCGTGGCGCGCAGCGGCGGGGAGCTTTCCGTATTCGGCATGGACCCGGCCACGCAGGCGCGCGACATCAAGCGCCGGATCGGCGTGGTGCCGCAGGAGAACGCGCTGGATGACGGCCTCACCGTGCTGGAGAACATGCGCATCTACGCCAGCTTCGGCGGGCTGTCACGAAAACAGGCGGACCCGCGTATCCATGAACTGCTTTCCTACATGGCCCTGGAGTCAAAACGGGACGCCACCATCAAGACCCTCTCCGGCGGCATGAAGCGCCGCCTCACCTTTGTCCGTGCCCTGCTCGCCGATCCGGAACTCCTCATCCTCGACGAGCCGACCACGGGACTGGACCCATCCGTCCGCCACCTGCTGTGGGAAAAGGTCATCGAGCTGCGGGAGCAGGGGAAAACCATCCTCGTCACCACCCACTACATGCACGAAGCGGAGGTGCTGTGCGACCACATCATCATCCTCGACAAGGGCCGCGTCGTCGGCACCGGCGCACCGCGCGAACTGATCGAGCGGGAGACACCCGGCTTCGTCGGCATCTTCCCCGCCGGCACGGAGGAGCTGCTGAAACTCCACCTGCAGCCCTCATGGGAGCTGTTCCATCAGGGCCGCCAGTCCTGCATCCGCGCACCGCGTTTCGATGACCTGCTGGACCTCCAGCGCCTTTCCGGCCAGACCGCACTCCAGCTCCGCCCCGCCAATCTGGAGGACGTCTATCTCAAGCTCACCGGGAGTGAACTGAGTGATGATGAATGA
- a CDS encoding EVE domain-containing protein, with protein sequence MKHWLIKSEPDVFGIDELEQVKKEPWNGVRNYQARNYMWKDMQVGDLALFYHSNATPPGVAGVARVASEPYPDSTQFDAKSEYHDPKSNPDNPRWWLVDFEFVAKFDELLPLEVLKTDATLQEMMVCQKGTRLSITPVEKPHFTRVLKLAKCKI encoded by the coding sequence ATGAAACACTGGTTGATCAAATCCGAGCCGGATGTCTTCGGCATCGACGAGCTGGAACAGGTGAAGAAGGAACCCTGGAACGGCGTGCGCAATTACCAGGCGCGCAACTACATGTGGAAGGATATGCAGGTCGGCGACCTTGCCCTTTTCTACCACTCGAACGCCACCCCTCCCGGTGTCGCCGGTGTCGCCCGTGTGGCGTCCGAGCCCTACCCGGACAGCACCCAGTTCGACGCGAAAAGCGAATACCACGACCCGAAGTCCAATCCGGACAATCCCCGCTGGTGGTTGGTGGACTTCGAATTCGTGGCAAAATTCGATGAACTGCTGCCGCTGGAAGTCCTCAAAACGGACGCCACCCTGCAGGAGATGATGGTTTGCCAGAAAGGCACCCGCCTTTCCATCACCCCGGTGGAGAAACCGCATTTCACGCGGGTGCTCAAGCTGGCGAAGTGCAAGATTTGA
- a CDS encoding ABC transporter permease: protein MSEFFLTLRLGWQVVIRNWMVYRKDFLANISPTLADPALILGSLGMGLSGFVGQIDGMSYAQFLAPGMIATTALFTAFFESSYGFYVRMTFESVFKAMLTTPIGVREVVMGEFMWVFVRAALMGLGVSLVLLVLGLLPNPLAILVCPFIAGFLSLPCAAIGLLASAWVRNINQFQTVYSFLIAPIFYLSGVFFPMASGSILGTVVQFSPFYHGVKLIQFSVWGHAPWDAILWHSGLLAAFTAILCGLSFPLIGRRLTT, encoded by the coding sequence ATGAGTGAATTCTTCCTAACCCTCCGCCTCGGCTGGCAGGTGGTCATCCGGAACTGGATGGTCTACCGGAAGGACTTCCTCGCGAACATCTCACCCACATTGGCGGATCCCGCGCTCATCCTCGGTTCGCTCGGCATGGGCCTGTCCGGGTTCGTCGGGCAGATCGACGGCATGAGCTACGCGCAGTTCCTCGCGCCGGGCATGATCGCAACCACCGCGCTGTTCACCGCGTTCTTCGAGAGCAGCTACGGCTTCTACGTCCGCATGACCTTCGAGTCCGTGTTCAAGGCCATGCTCACCACGCCCATCGGCGTGCGGGAGGTGGTGATGGGGGAGTTCATGTGGGTTTTCGTCCGTGCCGCGCTCATGGGCCTTGGCGTTTCCCTGGTGCTGCTGGTGCTCGGCCTGCTGCCGAACCCGCTGGCCATCCTCGTCTGTCCGTTCATCGCGGGCTTCCTCTCGCTTCCCTGCGCCGCCATCGGTCTGCTCGCCTCCGCGTGGGTGCGGAACATCAACCAGTTCCAGACCGTCTATTCCTTCCTCATCGCGCCCATCTTCTACCTCTCCGGCGTCTTCTTCCCCATGGCCTCCGGTTCCATCCTGGGCACCGTCGTCCAGTTCTCGCCCTTCTACCACGGGGTGAAACTCATCCAGTTCTCCGTCTGGGGGCATGCTCCATGGGATGCCATCCTCTGGCACTCCGGGCTGCTGGCCGCGTTCACCGCAATCCTCTGCGGCTTGTCCTTCCCGCTAATCGGGCGGCGGTTGACGACGTAG